From Desertibacillus haloalkaliphilus:
CCCCTAGCATACCGTTATTTGTTTTCTCCCCGTTAGCTAGTGCGGTTCCGGCAGCTGCTGAGTCGGTGACGTTATTGTTTGCAGAGTATGTTCTAGAAAGAGCTACATTAGGCAAGGTTTCCATGAACAGCTCTCCTTCTTTTCCATGCTCAAATAAGCGGGCAATTTCCATTTGACCAAATCCCATGCCATC
This genomic window contains:
- a CDS encoding alkaline phosphatase; its protein translation is MACAPQNAESPPEETPADDPAQEEQATEADESSPKNVIVMIGDGMGFGQMEIARLFEHGKEGELFMETLPNVALSRTYSANNNVTDSAAAGTALANGEKTNNGMLG